The DNA segment CTTGCACCACATTGTGACGTGATTAAGATACAGCGGTTTAGTTGTTAGACCTTATACCGGCACAGTTGCTCAGGTCCAGGCAAACTTCTTATGAATGGAAGTTAATTTAGGGGAATTTGTTGCAACCTGAACTTTCAAAATAGATGAGTGAAGCGTATAAACGAATTCTGAAACAATGTGAATTTATTTGTTATGTTTCAACattatttgaatattttagAACCTTGAATCATGCCATAGCTATAAgtcaggggttcccaaccggtggtacgcgggagcttttcaggcggtacgcgagcagctctccgttgcatgcgatatatAGTAGTATGCGTAGTAGTATAGTTCTGATGCGTTCTGTGCTGTGTGGTTTAATGGACTCTGTGATGTTTTGTTGGTAATTTTGCTACTTTCGCTGACTTTACATCCAGATTCATCATCttgcaaatgatttaataTTGGataaaattagttgttttgaaaatagtggtacgtgttgacaatccgtggtggctaagtggtacgagaacataaaaaggttgggaacccctgctaTAAGTAATTTGTTAACAACGGTAACTAACCAATACAAGTGGAATTCTAGAAAATGAATACAAAATTAGCTTTTACCTCATTAATCCATTAAACTTTGCTGTGTATATTGTCGGGCTGTTCCTCGTCGCAGCACAACTAAAAGTTACTTTTTAAATGTCAAAAGAACCCAACCAATCCCAGGCTTGACTTGACGTAGACAAATATCGCCAAAGAAAGTCTGTGcaaatgttacaaaataaaatctggTTATGGTGGATGGACACAATGCCCTGATGACATCATCCGCTTTTCATTGGGGCATTCCCTTCTCGAATGTATGGCTCCAAGTAAATTAACAGTTCAGTCACAGACAAGGGTTAGTTATACTGGTTATACCACAGCTTTCATTAACCATTTGCACAATTTGAAGCacaggttactccaggtcaaaacgagtgtgcatgtgacgtcactCGTAGCTACTAGCTAGCAATTTGCAACAAAGAAGCAAGGGTTGAAAGTTGGTGGCAGAATTTACATGCAGATGAACCAGGAAATGATGTAGAATGCTATGAAAACGAGTACACGAGTCTCCTCACAAATCATCATCTGCTTCAGTCGAAAAACTTCACATGACCTTTTCTCCTCTTCACAACCCACAATGCACTGGAACAATTTAGCTTTCTGCAACGAAGGCCTAACAGCACGAGCAGAtctagaaaaaaattttttatgaaaactgtaaaaattgGCAACTTTGGCAGATAAGTGAATTGAAACCTTGAATTGAATAAATAGAATAAACCACAGCAAAACAAATAGAAGAATATGACAACGCAACATGCAAAAAAGATGAAGTTACCGATACAAAACAAACTGTATAAGGGTTGGTAATAAAAAAAGTCACAGAATCAAACATAagcagttaaaaaaaaaaatttgtgagaaAATACGAAATCTAAACCAATGAACAAGAGCTGGAGTAGCTGATAAACTTAAGAGAATCTCTGcacatttttaatgaaaaacaaagaaagttaaACAGAAATAATCAATTTTCAGTAATTGTCTTTGAAATATTGATTGAGCAGAAGATCGTAGTGACAGTGGATAATCTTCTGTTTCGCTCAATCACTTTGATGTCATCATTCAGTAATTTCACGTCTTTCAATGCCATAGCCctataaaataagcaaaaagacaaaaattgtttgctaTAAAAACAACTGAGTCAAGTCACACACCTTGCCATGCGGCTTCACAAGTTTAAGCGTTTTTGAACTTTTCAACGCATCAGCGAGCAACATTCTTCGAGAACGAGCGCTAAGATAACCAGAGTTTtggatttttatgtttaaatgaGCAAAGGAGAGGAAGCCATGCAGAACGTCCAATAAATCACACGGTTGGTGCCGCAATTCCATTTTCTTCACGTGCTTCGCGAGGTGGTCATCTCCGGCAAGGCTGGATGAGGAAAACGCAAATTCAAAGCATTCCCGGATggattttgttaaactttcaCGGCTACGCACGGGTATGATAGGATTAGCGGCATTATTTGTTGTCGTGCTTGACTGGAATTCAGTTCTTCGATGTTTGAAGCGAGTTGCCTCCATGTCCACAGTATCTGTTGATGTGATGTCTATGGAATTTTTGCGTTTTCTTAAAGATGTTTGCTTTGAACCATCTTTGTCAAGTTCAAGGTCAATGGCAACGGGATCTCGTGGTAAATCATCGACGATCTTATCCTCATCATCCGATGTCTCTCCAGTCAGATCAATCACCTCCGAGACAGTGAACAGGTCGCATCTTTCAATTTTCCTGGCCGTGGACTTCAATtcagaaacaaatttcataatttcattgttaccTGAAATCCCTGAAGAGCTGCAAGTCTCAGATTTTGCAACAGAGGAGACCCCAGATGAAGTTTTCTTCACACCAAGATTGTCAACATCATGTTTCTCATCTGCACTCACATGTCTGCTCACATCATCAGGAACGGTGCTCTCATCATCAGGAACTGAGCTCACATCTTGCCTGGAGGGGCATTCCCTCAAGATCTCTCTTGAATCTGCAAGGGATGTCTTTTTGCCTTCCTTCCCTCTGCTGCAGCACTGAGATGGGGTAAGCACCTTACTTTCAgttttggaaacattttggtTGAAAACTTTGTGCGTGGATGTGTGTCCAAGCAACCTGATCCCAGCTCGCAGCCTTTTCATTCCTGAAGATCTTCTGTGCAAATTGTCTGCAGTGGAACAATCTCCGATCAGATTGAAAAGATCTGGAGGAGTCCCGCCTCTCTGCGAACGTTGGTCAAGATGAGCTGGACCGGGGCATAAGTTTGAAGCCTGGAACTCAGTTTCATCTTTAATCACCACGACTCGGAGATCGTGACAAACATTTCGATGAGATTTTTTCGCATCGCTTCCATCGCCGCCTGACTTGCTGCTCAACtgtttatgaatttcttcatcatgggaaaaattttcttttttcatttgaaaattcATGATTGGCGACACAACACATTTTCCATCCTTAGCTACCAACAGAGAAGTCTTACTGCTCACATAGACCTTAAAAGTAACAAAGTTAGAGTGAGGAACAATTGGTCAAACAAAGTGGAGCTTATTATGAAGACACAACataacttgcacaaaagccACCGAGGACAAAACAAGGACAGGCACTGGTGAGGTTAATTTGCATACTGCGTGAActtgaaaatgcaaaaaaagtCGTGGAAATAACAAAGAGATGCGaagtaaaacaaagaaaattgtaaGCGACAATGGCACAAAGAAAAGATGGAATTATCCAAGTGAATAAATTTACTAAGAAAGTTGGCAATTTTAGAGTTCACaaaatagcaagaaaacatgtTCTAAAACAAGTCCAGCAGTTTGCGATCATTGAAGATCGGCTACCAAAGGGGGAATCCCACATGAGTTGAGGTGTTTTATTCCTCCAGCCACCTTCCTCTTCACACAACcctttatgaaaaaatttcaagaaataacATTTGGTTAATCCTTAATTCTGGCCAAATTGTAAGTAATTTCCCCATAAGTGAAACCATGAGTTTATTGGAAACTTACTCCAATTATTGAAACAAATCTTGACTTGATCAGAGATTTGGaaacaaaattgcaaacatcGTAAATACTGGGGCCAACTACTTGCAATTCTTTAAGTAAGTAGCGGAAGACAGAATGATCCTCCAGGAGCTGAATCAGAGGAATCGGACGATTTCTTTCTTCCATGTCTGACAAATAATTGGACAAATCTCTATCGTGAGCCAAATTCTCTTCAGAAAATGCGTAACAAAAAGCCCCCCTGCAGAGATCAGCCAATCTAGCCATTGGTGCTGTGTGCTCAGGTGGAACCACTGCTGTAGCTTTTGATGAATTCCCGTACATTTCCTCGAACCCGTTATGGGACCACCTGGTGCTAGCATGGGAGAAATTTTTGGGAGTTATCTTGGATTTTAAAAGACTTCCATGTTTCTGATTCACACCATAGGCTCCTTTAACtgcattaaaaaaattattaaaaatacaagaatTTGCGCCATTACTTTAAGCTTTGTCTTCACCTGTGAAATGTCCTTTTCCTTGCATCTGCCGACGTTTCAATGCCAGGCCCTGAATATAAGAATTTGCTAGAAATCTAGAATTTGTGATAATTTACTCACAAATATAAGAAAAATATCGTAAAATATCCCAAAACTTTTAAGACAGTTTCTAAACTAAATGTAAAAACCCACCACTTGAGTTTCAACAACCAGCAGAAATTTTGAATTCTCCAAAGCTTTATAAACAAATATTCTTCTGACTTTTTTATTTGGGAATGCTGAAACCAGCTTCTTGTTCAAGCCAGCAAGTCCGGAGTACTGAGTGAGGAGGTTTGAGGCGTCCATCCCCTGCTCCCTCCTCTCATGCTTGGCGATGTGGGAGGCAAATTTTGCATCGGTGTCCAGATTGTTTGGAGAAAACACGCGATCAAACACTTCAAGCACTTCCCTGGACAAAAACGTGTCTTTCTCTGGTGCAACACATTTAGTTTGTGATTTCTTTAGTTTTTTCTTCAACCGAGATGAAGATTTTTTCTTCCTGGAATTCTTCTTATTGGAAGATTTCGGGTCCAACTTCATCGTTTTACTCACGTGAAGGCTTTCAGCATCCACTTCATGGTCACGAGGTCTCATCCTGAGAGTGGAGATCGATGAAAAGTTTTGGTCCCGTTTTGCGGACAAACATTTACCACCGGATGTGTTTGCAGCAATGTGTGGCGATCGCATAAGCTCCGAGAAAGAAAATCTCTCTTTGAAGTTAATGAAGCCGGAATCAGCGAAAGAACGTTGGGTCACATGATCAACTCGTTGCGGATTGGGCGAGCAAAACGTAGATGGTGGATCAGCCGTGAAACAAAAGGGAGACGTATCGTGGAAGGTAAATAAGTTCTCAAGCTCCACAGGAAGTTGAACCAGATTGGCTCTCGCAACAGGAAGTGGAACAAATGCCTTGGTGTCATGGATGACATCAGATGCCTCAAAAGAAGACCTCATCACTTCAGAATGAACATATTCATCTTCCTCAGTTAAACATCTTCGAAAAGTGAACTCTTGCACATTTGAAGCTGACCCCACTCCACCACGATGAGGATACAAGGCTGGTGGTTTTATATTTCTGGTTGTGGATTTCTTTTCTAGGGTTCTACTCGGCACTTCTTGTGTTGGCTCGTTACAGCTATCCTGTAACTAAAGtaaaaacagcaaatgaaATACAGGCGGCCATTTCTGATCTCAAAATTTGATTACAGAGAAAATTAAAAGTCAAGTGGAGAGAGCAGACGTCAAACGCTGacaattttcataaattcATGACCAGTCAATAAAAAGGCAACAACCAGAGACAGTGGCTAATGTTGCCAAAACTTTAGAGTACAAGAATCTACAAATGATATGGGAGTGTTGAAAGCAATGCAAATGCAGGTATAgacattattttgttaaaaataaattgaaacatCCATTAATTCATCTGAGTGATGTAATCCATTGATGTCATAATCtatgtttattacaaataatTCTGCAACAAACACTAGTACGTACTATATAATAGTACTAAAAAGCTAATTAGCTTCAATGAAATCTTGTTTCTACCTGAACTTGCCTTGTTTTGGCAACATTGTGGGAGGAGTCTAAGTCTGAtgaaaaccagttttgctatTATTCAAATTACAGATAATACAACTAAATGAtataaagttgaaaaaaatgtacaacttaaaatgtaacaaaattctgcaaaattgttttgactTATCATAAATTCTACTTGAATAAGAACTCGGTAACAATGAGCAATAACGCTTTTTTCTGATACCTTGAACTTATTTTACCAACAACAAATATgtacattttgaaaaataactaAATTCTGAATTCTGTTCAACTAATATAAGACAGATAAGTCATGGGCTGCTGGGCAGTGGAGGTGAATATTTTATGGATTCACTTAACTTACTTGTCAGAGTTCAACCAGATACTTCCACACATTGTGACAATGTAGCACCaacaaaataaatcttttCAATAATAACAGCCCCAGAATAGTACATAATGTGcagataataattattattatatcatATTATGTAATAATTATGATTATAATCAGTATTTGTAGGGGTCaccaataaaataaacattacacAGTTCTCTCCACCTGACTTTACCAAAAGTTTTCACAACTAACTTTCTCATTAGATGAAAATTTGGTTAACGCTGGGttaataaaaaatgacttttCGCCAAGAAGTCCGCTTTTGTTCACGAGCAGCAAACTTTCAGCGTCATTCACAAAGTAATAAACCGCCCCGGATGGTGACTTGACCGTCAACGTCACCTAAACATTAAACACGTTCCATCAGCAAAAATTTGAAGACCAACTAAAATTTCATGTGCCATGAGGCGTGACAAGTCATCGCTTCTGATGAGACCCCACCACATCACTGTGAGTGTGCAGGAGGAAGTATTCCAATCAAAGCACAGTGAGGAGGTCTGAAAAGCAGATTGTGTTATCCTCTTGGGAATATGTAAGATCTCAGTTTTCTGCAGCTTTAATTTTCTCTAACAATatcttttgtttatgttttctcAATCTCAAGTCATCAGGAAATTAAAACTGAGCTAAAGATAGACAAAGAGCTATGAACACTTGGTGGACTGCTTGAATGATCGCAATTCATTTGGACTCGAAAGAGCAGGAAGTCTGAGCAAACATGGAGCATTTAGTGAATTAAAGCTCATGACATAACATTGTGAAACTGGATCATTTACTATTTACTTCTCAGACACTCCTGTTGGCTGCCACTTAATCTACGTTAGTGCATCGTGTATTCAGACCACATAAGCACGGAAGGCCAGGTGGTTAGAAAGCAAGTCACATGATTtctgcttttttaaaattttcacccattttcatcaaatgtctagcactGTGGATAATTTCTTACCATTGCCTTGAAGAAGTTTTGCAGCACCAGAATTTCACGCATGAGTGACTCTGTCTGTCGAACGAAGTTTCTTTCATTCTGCTCTAAGACTTCCATGACCTCTGACCCCTACTGCCTTTAAACACCTCCAGAAATTACATTTAAGATCCCAAAATTAAATCTTTATGAAAACATAGAATAGTCAGGTAAGTGTAAGTAGGTATAACTACCACAATAACGCACACACCATCAACGTTCACATGAGCAGCACCATCAGTTTGCATAAGACAGTAAATCAAATGAGCAGCTTAACACCTGCTTAAAATCTTCTGCATTGACAATTAAAAGCAAGTTTgggcaaaaaatttaaaaactggaTGAGTCGTGTCAATAGAGGAGGAATCTACGGCAAGAAGATGTAAAAGTGGCCACGAGAttgcaacaaacatttgcaaataattgacaaatcacaaaaattcaTTGAAAGCTTTTGCAAACAATCTGTGTTTCTGACTTTGATAGgaagaaatgtttttcaacTCTTCCTTCTTGTGCATCTTGAGTTGGAAGATGAGTCAAGCTCACGGGAGCGCTCCTGACTCAATTGCTCCGAGTAGTTCTCAGGAGGCCAACATGTTGATTGGAGCAGGTCGTCTTCCTCATCAAGATCTTCTGATGACTTGGGACTCTCACGATGAACTTCACAACTTCCGtcattttcttctttcacTTTAACCTTGGTACAACCAGCTTTAAAACTTTCACGAGTTGAAGTCACCTCATTCTCCATCAAGTGTTGTGAAGCTTCAGTTTTAACCTCTTTTAATTTGTCGAAATCCAGGCTCTCTCTCCTGTTCC comes from the Clavelina lepadiformis chromosome 5, kaClaLepa1.1, whole genome shotgun sequence genome and includes:
- the LOC143459023 gene encoding uncharacterized protein LOC143459023 isoform X2, yielding MNFQMKKENFSHDEEIHKQLSSKSGGDGSDAKKSHRNVCHDLRVVVIKDETEFQASNLCPGPAHLDQRSQRGGTPPDLFNLIGDCSTADNLHRRSSGMKRLRAGIRLLGHTSTHKVFNQNVSKTESKVLTPSQCCSRGKEGKKTSLADSREILRECPSRQDVSSVPDDESTVPDDVSRHVSADEKHDVDNLGVKKTSSGVSSVAKSETCSSSGISGNNEIMKFVSELKSTARKIERCDLFTVSEVIDLTGETSDDEDKIVDDLPRDPVAIDLELDKDGSKQTSLRKRKNSIDITSTDTVDMEATRFKHRRTEFQSSTTTNNAANPIIPVRSRESLTKSIRECFEFAFSSSSLAGDDHLAKHVKKMELRHQPCDLLDVLHGFLSFAHLNIKIQNSGYLSARSRRMLLADALKSSKTLKLVKPHGKT
- the LOC143459021 gene encoding uncharacterized protein LOC143459021 isoform X2, whose amino-acid sequence is MEVLEQNERNFVRQTESLMREILVLQNFFKAMVTLTVKSPSGAVYYFVNDAESLLLVNKSGLLGEKSFFINPALTKFSSNEKLQDSCNEPTQEVPSRTLEKKSTTRNIKPPALYPHRGGVGSASNVQEFTFRRCLTEEDEYVHSEVMRSSFEASDVIHDTKAFVPLPVARANLVQLPVELENLFTFHDTSPFCFTADPPSTFCSPNPQRVDHVTQRSFADSGFINFKERFSFSELMRSPHIAANTSGGKCLSAKRDQNFSSISTLRMRPRDHEVDAESLHVSKTMKLDPKSSNKKNSRKKKSSSRLKKKLKKSQTKCVAPEKDTFLSREVLEVFDRVFSPNNLDTDAKFASHIAKHERREQGMDASNLLTQYSGLAGLNKKLVSAFPNKKVRRIFVYKALENSKFLLVVETQVGLALKRRQMQGKGHFTAPGGPITGSRKCTGIHQKLQQWFHLSTQHQWLDWLISAGGLFVTHFLKRIWLTIEICPIICQTWKKEIVRFL
- the LOC143459021 gene encoding uncharacterized protein LOC143459021 isoform X1, with amino-acid sequence MEVLEQNERNFVRQTESLMREILVLQNFFKAMVTLTVKSPSGAVYYFVNDAESLLLVNKSGLLGEKSFFINPALTKFSSNEKLQDSCNEPTQEVPSRTLEKKSTTRNIKPPALYPHRGGVGSASNVQEFTFRRCLTEEDEYVHSEVMRSSFEASDVIHDTKAFVPLPVARANLVQLPVELENLFTFHDTSPFCFTADPPSTFCSPNPQRVDHVTQRSFADSGFINFKERFSFSELMRSPHIAANTSGGKCLSAKRDQNFSSISTLRMRPRDHEVDAESLHVSKTMKLDPKSSNKKNSRKKKSSSRLKKKLKKSQTKCVAPEKDTFLSREVLEVFDRVFSPNNLDTDAKFASHIAKHERREQGMDASNLLTQYSGLAGLNKKLVSAFPNKKVRRIFVYKALENSKFLLVVETQVGLALKRRQMQGKGHFTVKGAYGVNQKHGSLLKSKITPKNFSHASTRWSHNGFEEMYGNSSKATAVVPPEHTAPMARLADLCRGAFCYAFSEENLAHDRDLSNYLSDMEERNRPIPLIQLLEDHSVFRYLLKELQVVGPSIYDVCNFVSKSLIKSRFVSIIGGCVKRKVAGGIKHLNSCGIPPLVADLQ
- the LOC143459023 gene encoding uncharacterized protein LOC143459023 isoform X1, giving the protein MNFQMKKENFSHDEEIHKQLSSKSGGDGSDAKKSHRNVCHDLRVVVIKDETEFQASNLCPGPAHLDQRSQRGGTPPDLFNLIGDCSTADNLHRRSSGMKRLRAGIRLLGHTSTHKVFNQNVSKTESKVLTPSQCCSRGKEGKKTSLADSREILRECPSRQDVSSVPDDESTVPDDVSRHVSADEKHDVDNLGVKKTSSGVSSVAKSETCSSSGISGNNEIMKFVSELKSTARKIERCDLFTVSEVIDLTGETSDDEDKIVDDLPRDPVAIDLELDKDGSKQTSLRKRKNSIDITSTDTVDMEATRFKHRRTEFQSSTTTNNAANPIIPVRSRESLTKSIRECFEFAFSSSSLAGDDHLAKHVKKMELRHQPCDLLDVLHGFLSFAHLNIKIQNSGYLSARSRRMLLADALKSSKTLKLVKPHGKGYGIERREITE